The Flavobacteriales bacterium genome contains the following window.
AGGTAGAGCGCCAGGTTGAAGGTGCGGAACTCCTCCAGCGGCATGAACTCGGCGCGGCGCACCAGCGGTTTCACTAGCGTGTACACGATGTTGGCGCGCCCCAGCAGCCAGTGCTGGCCATCGATCACATAGTACTCGAAGCCGCGCACCGCGTTGCTGCTGTAGCCCAGGCCTTCCTGCGTGAAGTAGGGCACCGGACCGCCGAACGTCGCTTTGCCGCGCACGCTGGCGTTGAAGGTGTAGCGCTCGCGCACGGGCAGCCACTTGTTCACGCTGGCGAAGACCGTGGTGGTGTTGGGCGCTTGCTCATCGAGCAGGCCCAGGCCGTTGCGCAGCACGCGCAGGTCCGCGAAGTGGCCGCGGCGCGGGAAGACCCGCACATCGCGGCGGTCCCACGACACGGTATAGCCCAGCGAGAGGAAGCGCGTGTGCGTGGCCGTGTCGTTGAAGTAGTCCGGTGCACGCAGGGCCACGCTGTCCACCACATCGGCCTGGGTGAAGCCCAGGCGCAGCGAGTGCCGCACGTCGTGTTGGCGCCGGTACGTCACCTCCACGTCGGCATGCGTTTCCTCGCGCGCATTGCCTTTCGTCGGGCTGTGGAAGACGCGCACATTGTCCACTGTGCCGATGGTGATCTCCTTCTGCTGGAACCAGCCGCCGCCCACGCTCATGCCCCAGTGTTGTTTGCGATCGATCCACGGCACACGGTAGCGTAGGCCGAACTGCTGCGCATAACCGAACTGCAGTTGCAGGAACACCGTCTCGTTGCGGCCGCGGAAGTTGTACTTCGTGAGGAAGATGCCGTAGTTGAGCCGTGATGGATCGCGAGTGCGCCACCATGTGTTGAAGTTCGGATCGGCCAGTTCGAAGATCGGATTGGGCCACAGGTACCACCGTTCGTTCACCGTCACTTCGATGATGGCTTCCGTGGGGCTCACCCACAGC
Protein-coding sequences here:
- a CDS encoding BamA/TamA family outer membrane protein, coding for MHRPFHLSSRSILTAVVCAAVCLLPHIGSAQFQPDTPQVDLPVVVLGGTVNGNKTTKEHIILRELTVREGDTLGVKALYRELDRSRQNLQNLGLFNTVQVLPLWVSPTEAIIEVTVNERWYLWPNPIFELADPNFNTWWRTRDPSRLNYGIFLTKYNFRGRNETVFLQLQFGYAQQFGLRYRVPWIDRKQHWGMSVGGGWFQQKEITIGTVDNVRVFHSPTKGNAREETHADVEVTYRRQHDVRHSLRLGFTQADVVDSVALRAPDYFNDTATHTRFLSLGYTVSWDRRDVRVFPRRGHFADLRVLRNGLGLLDEQAPNTTTVFASVNKWLPVRERYTFNASVRGKATFGGPVPYFTQEGLGYSSNAVRGFEYYVIDGQHWLLGRANIVYTLVKPLVRRAEFMPLEEFRTFNLALYLHAFVDAGHVWDARYAERNFLDNEWQSGSGLGLDLVTSYDQIIRLEYSFNSIGEQGIYLHFTQPF